One genomic window of Puniceibacterium sp. IMCC21224 includes the following:
- a CDS encoding ABC transporter substrate-binding protein, with protein MSLRIELVGAVSGIAILCSAVAAQADVLFWSTQARPAEEAQAMRETVLSGSDTAIDYQPNETGPWLTRLQAEIQANTGTIGVLGSLHGDFAALDPASLAPLDELGLSATSETFNELAKLGTGEMKYIPWMQASYVMAANKKALPYLPEGADIDALTYDQLIEWSANMQEGEGRPLFGFPAGPKGLKHRFFQGYLYPSYTNGVVRTFASAEAETAWQAFLDLWEHTNPASTNFSFMQEQLLSDDVWVAFDHTSRLAQAFNDRPDDFVAFPAPAGPTGRGFMPVLAGLAIPSTAPDMEASKAVIAYMMTPETQIATLRATNFFPVVDVDLPDDLPPAVKAAGDAIAKMSASADANPGLLPAGLGDQGGEFNRIFVDTFERIVLARQPIRAVLDDQKKRLNDIMQETGAPCWAPDAASDGPCPVE; from the coding sequence ATGTCTCTACGTATCGAACTTGTTGGCGCTGTGTCCGGTATTGCCATTCTCTGCTCTGCCGTTGCCGCGCAGGCAGATGTCCTTTTCTGGTCGACCCAAGCCCGCCCCGCCGAAGAGGCGCAGGCCATGCGCGAGACCGTTCTGTCGGGATCCGACACCGCGATCGACTACCAGCCGAACGAGACCGGCCCTTGGCTCACCCGCCTGCAGGCGGAAATCCAGGCCAACACCGGCACCATCGGCGTGCTTGGTTCTTTGCACGGCGATTTTGCCGCACTTGATCCGGCGTCGCTTGCTCCGCTCGACGAGCTTGGCCTGTCCGCCACCAGCGAGACATTCAACGAGCTGGCTAAACTCGGCACCGGCGAGATGAAGTACATCCCCTGGATGCAGGCAAGCTATGTCATGGCTGCCAACAAGAAGGCGCTGCCTTATCTGCCTGAAGGGGCAGACATCGATGCGCTGACCTATGACCAACTGATCGAATGGTCCGCCAACATGCAGGAGGGCGAAGGTCGTCCGCTGTTCGGTTTCCCCGCCGGCCCCAAGGGACTGAAGCACCGCTTTTTCCAAGGCTACCTCTACCCCTCTTACACCAACGGCGTCGTGCGTACCTTTGCCTCGGCCGAAGCCGAGACCGCGTGGCAAGCGTTCCTTGATCTTTGGGAACACACCAACCCGGCCTCGACCAACTTTTCGTTCATGCAGGAACAGCTTCTGTCCGACGATGTCTGGGTTGCCTTCGACCACACGTCGCGTCTGGCGCAGGCCTTTAATGACCGCCCGGATGATTTTGTAGCGTTCCCGGCCCCGGCAGGCCCCACCGGGCGTGGTTTCATGCCAGTGCTTGCCGGCCTGGCAATCCCGTCGACCGCGCCTGACATGGAAGCGTCCAAGGCCGTCATCGCCTATATGATGACGCCTGAAACCCAGATCGCAACGCTGCGCGCCACCAACTTCTTTCCGGTGGTTGATGTGGATCTGCCCGACGATCTGCCCCCCGCGGTCAAGGCCGCAGGCGACGCCATCGCCAAGATGAGCGCGTCTGCCGATGCCAACCCCGGGCTTCTGCCTGCCGGTCTTGGCGATCAGGGAGGCGAGTTCAACCGCATTTTCGTCGACACGTTCGAGCGTATCGTTCTGGCCCGCCAGCCGATCCGTGCCGTGCTGGACGACCAGAAAAAGCGGCTGAACGACATCATGCAGGAAACCGGCGCGCCGTGCTGGGCACCTGATGCCGCCTCTGACGGTCCGTGCCCGGTCGAGTAA